DNA from Roseimicrobium sp. ORNL1:
CCACGGACCAGGGAGAGAGTTCCCAATGGGTGGGCCGCTCGCGCGTGTCCGCCTTGCGGAGTTCCGCGAGTTCCTCAGCATATTGCTGCTCGGCATGGAGTCGGAGTTTTTCAGTCATGGAAGAATGGGATGGGTCAGGGTCCTGTTCGAGAACGTGAATCTAAGATGTTGCCGGTTAGTGACTACGACGAGGTGGATGTCGAAGAAAAGGGTCTGTGAAGGATTGTCAGCCCCAAACTTCTTGCAGCCCACGAGGCATGGGCTACCTCCGTGGTACTCCGTAGACAATCAACCGTGGTTGAGTTGCCCATGAACGCGATAGAAATGCTTACCGTACTCATCTTGTTCACTGCGGCCTTGTTCGTTGGAGCGCTGCTGCAAGAGCACTACGGAGAACCCGGCTTTTTTGGCGGGTTTGCGGGAGCGCTGCTTCTAGTGGCAGGTTTGTTCTTGTTTCTTCGCTGGAAGGGAAACTCAAACGCCGGCTAGGCCAGAGGGTTTGGGCGAAAGCAGCAGAAGCTTGCGCGCCACAGATCAAAACAATCGGAGATGGAAGTCTGGCGAAGGTCATGGCCGCAGTGCGTGCAGTAGTTTACGTTGATCTGCGACCACACTGAGCCGGGCGACGGCCTCGGCGAAAGGCATGACCTCGGGGCGTTGCAGGTCCCAGTCCGCCACGGCTTCATCGAGCAGTGCAGGTGGCAACACACAGACCAGCTCCACCAGCGGCACGCGAAGCTGCCACTCATACTGCGCTGCGCCGCCGTGGATGCGCTCACGCACGGCACGTAGAAGCCCGCGTCCCACCTCTGTGGAGGCGATGGTCCCGCCGGGAGGAATGGTCTGCAGCAGTTTTTCCAACGGGCCACTCATCACGGAGTGCTGCGCCTTGAGATGGGAAGTGAGCAGCGGAACGTACAGCCGCTCGCGCTCTGCCACCGGAAGGGAAAGCAGCAGGTCGAAGGGGTTCAGGGCCGTGCCTTCGTAGAGTTCCGCCTCCAGCATGGCTTGGGACCACTCGGGCAGCATCTGCAGGGACTGCGCTTCCGCCCAGCCGCGAATCAAAGCATCCTTCCACTCGGTCCCTTTCGCCCATGCGATCAGTTCCGCGGGATCTTTCCCCAGGCGCTCGACCCACCAGCCGAGCGGCGCGCGAGAAGTGATTTGCATGAGCCACCATGCGCGCTGGCCGACGCCTGAGCCTTGGGGCGGCGTCTCGCTGATGAGATCATTCTTCCACTCCAGATCATGGGAGGTAGGTGGATCCAAGGTGATGACCTCCCCACGCAGGAACTTCTTCTCACTCTTCAAACACGCATCCAGCCGCGCGGCCATGCGCAGCGTGAAACGCGACTGCGGCATCGCGCCGAGCAGACGGGAAGCCGTTTCGCGCACCTCCTTGCTCTTGTCCTTCAGCGCAGGCTCGATGACCACCTCATCCTCCAGCGAGAGCCCGGGGCGCAACTCCTCCAGGAGAGCGGCTCGCTCACGCGCTCCCTCCACCGGCAGGGCGAGCTGCACCAGGGTGCGCACACGCGCCGCGTCCACGGGGCGCAGCCTCCGGAGAAACAGCTTCCGCTGATCCAGGCTGCCGTGTTCCCACGATTCTTCCGCGAGATTGTCCGAGTTGGCTCCCGCAGCATAGCCCCAATCCGCCTGCTGTGCCGCCAGCCAGGCACCACGCTGTCCCAGTACCGGCAGCAGGCTTTCACGAAGGACAATACTGCGACGTCCTGCATCCAGCGCCTTCGGCAGAAGGCGATGTGGCAGGCCATAGCCATGCTTCGCGAGCACTTGAAACGCCTCTGCCTGCAGACGCATGGGTCCATCCGTGAGGATGCCCGTGATCGCCTGCACCACGGGAGCATCGTGCATCGCCCTCAGCGATTCCTCGGGACACATGGCAGGTGCTTCGCGTGAAGACACGGGTTGATTCCTTCCCGCGAGATGACACGCGCCAAGCACTCCCGCGACGCGCAGGAAGGTCTGTCCATTCGCAGCCTCAGCAGACACCTGCTGCACCAGCGCCCCGAGTTCGCCCTCGAAGGCAGGCCACTCCGGCGCACGACGATCCGTGCCGATGAGCGCGGCGGAGGAAAGGAGATGCAGCGGGTTCGTACTCATGATGCTGTCACCACGGTTTCCGTCCACGCGACCTGGGACGAATCCTTTGTCCACGCGGTGAGAGGCCGCCACTGCTCCCCATTCCATTCGCCAAAGATGGTCATCGCCCTGCCACCGCTGAGCGCGGCGAGTTCCCATGCGTCATCCGCAGAAATGCTCATGCGTGCTTCACGGCCTGCAGGATCACGAGCGGTCCACTGCCCTTCATGATAGACCGGGATGGCTTCTGCGAGTCCGAGCGGCAGACGTTGCAGCCAGGGGTTGCGCGCGCAGGCGTCGGAGATTTCATCGAGCGCCGCGTCCCACGAAGTCGCGGCGAACGCTTGCCCCGCCGTTGTCTGCGTCATGCGAGGTGCGTCCACCAGGAGAGCACGTAGGAGATGATTTGCCGGGAAATAGGCCAGTGTCGCCTCAAAGGAGGTGCCATTCACAAAGCCCTGCTCATAACGGCGCTGTCCGTGGGAGAAATCCAACAATAGGGCGTGACGTACGGTCTTCGTGCCCTTCAGCCACACGCGGCGTTCCCAAAGACGCTCGTTCTCTTCAAAACTCTGGCCGCAAACCATCCAGACATCCGTGACGCGTTCGCCCTCCGCGAGCACCTCTTCGCGCTCCATCGGCCAGCCACCCGCGGCTCGCACTTCCGCGCGTAGCGGCTCCGGCAGTTCCTCCAGGCGCGACATCGCATCGATGAGCAATTGCACACGTCCCATATGTGCTATCAGCCGCTCCGGCCACCCCGCGCCGCTGTTCACGAGAGATTCCATTTGCTTCACGCCATTCGCGAGGCCGGACGCCTGGGCATCCACCAACCGTGCCGCCGCATCGCGCCAGAAGGAAGATGGCTTCGTGGGTAACTCCCCAATGCCATGCTTGATGAGGTCCGCCAGCCAGCGCTCCAGGTCCTTCGCGCCGGTTAGCATGCGGTCGAGGCGCTTCGCCTCGCGCTTCGCAGCAGCCACAGGGTCAGGCGGTGCAGCAACGATGCCAGCTTCCTTGGCCGCTTCTTTTTCCGCCTTCTTCTCCGCGCGATCCTTGCGCCCGCTCAACCACTCGGAGGTCCACGCCGGCTGTGCCGTGGCAGTGAAGGCACTCTGCTTCTGGGCAAGCAGCAGATAGAGAGCAAGACCGTGCTTGCAGGGGAACTTGCGGCTCGGACAGGTGCATTTGAAAGTCGGCCCGCTGACGTCAATACTCACCTGATACGGCTTCGACCCACTGCCCTGGCACTCCCCCCAGATGGCTGTTTCATCGTATCCAAGGGTCGGCCACTTCGCCGGAGCGAGCAATCCCTTCGCCGCTTTCGCCGAAGAATCGTCCGGTGACAAT
Protein-coding regions in this window:
- a CDS encoding DUF5691 domain-containing protein, whose amino-acid sequence is MSTNPLHLLSSAALIGTDRRAPEWPAFEGELGALVQQVSAEAANGQTFLRVAGVLGACHLAGRNQPVSSREAPAMCPEESLRAMHDAPVVQAITGILTDGPMRLQAEAFQVLAKHGYGLPHRLLPKALDAGRRSIVLRESLLPVLGQRGAWLAAQQADWGYAAGANSDNLAEESWEHGSLDQRKLFLRRLRPVDAARVRTLVQLALPVEGARERAALLEELRPGLSLEDEVVIEPALKDKSKEVRETASRLLGAMPQSRFTLRMAARLDACLKSEKKFLRGEVITLDPPTSHDLEWKNDLISETPPQGSGVGQRAWWLMQITSRAPLGWWVERLGKDPAELIAWAKGTEWKDALIRGWAEAQSLQMLPEWSQAMLEAELYEGTALNPFDLLLSLPVAERERLYVPLLTSHLKAQHSVMSGPLEKLLQTIPPGGTIASTEVGRGLLRAVRERIHGGAAQYEWQLRVPLVELVCVLPPALLDEAVADWDLQRPEVMPFAEAVARLSVVADQRKLLHALRP
- a CDS encoding SWIM zinc finger family protein: MLTTEQILALSPDDSSAKAAKGLLAPAKWPTLGYDETAIWGECQGSGSKPYQVSIDVSGPTFKCTCPSRKFPCKHGLALYLLLAQKQSAFTATAQPAWTSEWLSGRKDRAEKKAEKEAAKEAGIVAAPPDPVAAAKREAKRLDRMLTGAKDLERWLADLIKHGIGELPTKPSSFWRDAAARLVDAQASGLANGVKQMESLVNSGAGWPERLIAHMGRVQLLIDAMSRLEELPEPLRAEVRAAGGWPMEREEVLAEGERVTDVWMVCGQSFEENERLWERRVWLKGTKTVRHALLLDFSHGQRRYEQGFVNGTSFEATLAYFPANHLLRALLVDAPRMTQTTAGQAFAATSWDAALDEISDACARNPWLQRLPLGLAEAIPVYHEGQWTARDPAGREARMSISADDAWELAALSGGRAMTIFGEWNGEQWRPLTAWTKDSSQVAWTETVVTAS